In Candidatus Cohnella colombiensis, one DNA window encodes the following:
- a CDS encoding PT domain-containing protein, which translates to MRIDGQREHLHRPEIRYCNIPLAQLVCRHATRHPQPATRHPQPATRHQQTATRHPPPANRHPPPANRKPQPANRKPQTANRKPQTANGKPQTANGKQTNQPTNQPTNQPTNQPTNQPTNQPTNQPTNQPTNQPTNQPTNQPTNQPTNQPTNFNKQYSLILRDCE; encoded by the coding sequence GTGCGAATTGATGGACAGCGGGAACATCTACATCGACCGGAAATTCGCTACTGCAATATCCCTCTCGCTCAGTTAGTGTGCCGACACGCAACCCGCCACCCGCAACCCGCAACCCGCCACCCGCAACCCGCAACCCGCCACCAGCAAACCGCCACCCGCCACCCGCCACCAGCAAACCGCCACCCGCCACCAGCAAACCGCAAACCGCAACCCGCAAACCGCAAACCGCAAACCGCAAACCGCAAACCGCAAACCGCAAACGGCAAACCGCAAACCGCAAACGGCAAACAAACCAACCAACCAACCAACCAACCAACCAACCAACCAACCAACCAACCAACCAACCAACCAACCAACCAACCAACCAACCAACCAACCAACCAACCAACCAACCAACCAACCAACCAACCAACCAACCAACCAACCAACCAACCAACCAACCAACCAACCAACTTTAACAAACAGTACTCTCTGATTTTGCGAGACTGCGAATAA
- the sdhB gene encoding succinate dehydrogenase iron-sulfur subunit, with product MAETKKAQRTVKFVITRRERPEASSYTEEFEVPYRPNMNVISALMEIQRNPVKADGEKTAPVCWESNCLEEVCGACSMVINGKPRQACSALIDKLEQPIRLEPMSTFPVVRDLVINRERMFNALKKVKAWIPIDGTYDLGPGPRLAESKRQWAYELSKCMTCGVCLEACPNVNDRNSFIGPASISQVRLFNTHPTGEMNKHERLDALMEEGGIEGCGNSQNCVRSCPKGIPLTTSIAAMNKETTKHLFKKWLSV from the coding sequence ATGGCGGAAACGAAAAAAGCTCAACGGACCGTAAAGTTCGTCATTACGCGGCGTGAACGACCAGAAGCCTCCTCGTACACTGAGGAATTTGAAGTTCCTTATCGTCCGAACATGAATGTGATTAGTGCGTTGATGGAAATTCAACGTAACCCTGTTAAAGCGGACGGCGAGAAGACTGCACCTGTGTGCTGGGAATCCAACTGCTTAGAGGAAGTATGTGGCGCCTGCTCCATGGTTATTAATGGTAAGCCACGCCAGGCATGCTCAGCGCTTATCGATAAACTAGAGCAACCGATTCGGTTAGAACCGATGTCTACGTTCCCTGTCGTGCGGGATCTTGTCATTAACCGCGAGCGGATGTTCAACGCCCTTAAGAAAGTGAAGGCATGGATTCCAATTGACGGTACGTACGATCTGGGGCCTGGCCCGCGTCTTGCGGAGTCAAAGCGTCAATGGGCGTATGAATTGTCCAAATGTATGACTTGTGGCGTATGTCTTGAGGCTTGTCCGAACGTAAACGACCGGAATAGCTTCATCGGACCTGCTTCGATTTCACAAGTGCGTCTGTTCAACACTCATCCAACGGGTGAGATGAACAAGCATGAGCGTCTCGACGCATTGATGGAGGAAGGCGGCATTGAAGGTTGCGGAAACTCGCAAAACTGTGTCCGTTCTTGTCCGAAAGGTATTCCGTTGACCACTTCGATCGCAGCGATGAACAAAGAAACGACGAAGCACTTATTCAAAAAGTGGCTTAGTGTATAA
- the sdhA gene encoding succinate dehydrogenase flavoprotein subunit: MATQKVIVVGGGLAGLMATIKAAEAGANVELFSVVPVKRSHSVCAQGGINGAVNTKGEGDSPWEHFDDTVYGGDFLANQPPVKAMCEAAPGIIHLMDRMGVMFSRTSEGLLDFRRFGGTQYHRTAFAGATTGQQLLYALDEQVRRWEVEGLVQKYEHWEFTSVVIDDDGVCRGITAQNLRSMETVTFRGDAVIMASGGPGIIFGKTTNSVINTGTAASAVYQQGVYYANGEFIQIHPTAIPGDDKLRLMSESARGEGGRIWTYDKDGKPWYFLEEKYPAYGNLVPRDIATREIFDVCVNQKLGINGENMVYLDLSHKDPKELDVKLGGIIEIYEKFMGDDPRKIPMKIFPAVHYSMGGLWVDYNQMTNIPGLFACGECDYQYHGANRLGANSLLSAIYGGMVTGPKAIEYLKGLKKFAADLPDEVFERERKKQADKYEAILKMDGSENAYVIHRELGEWMTNNMTVVRHNDKLEQTIAKIKELKQRYNNININDTSRWNNSGVAFTRQLWNMLELAEAMTVGALMRNESRGAHYKPEFPERDDDNFLKTTKAKWTPSGPEISYEEVDCSLIEPRKRDYSTNKKKEG; the protein is encoded by the coding sequence ATGGCGACTCAAAAAGTAATTGTCGTAGGCGGAGGACTTGCGGGTCTGATGGCGACGATTAAAGCAGCAGAAGCGGGAGCGAACGTTGAACTATTCTCGGTCGTACCTGTTAAACGTTCACACTCGGTTTGCGCGCAAGGCGGAATTAATGGTGCTGTAAATACAAAAGGCGAAGGCGATTCTCCTTGGGAGCACTTTGATGATACGGTATATGGTGGCGACTTCCTAGCAAACCAGCCTCCAGTTAAGGCAATGTGTGAAGCGGCGCCTGGAATTATTCACTTAATGGACCGGATGGGCGTTATGTTTAGCCGGACGTCAGAAGGTTTGCTCGACTTCCGCAGATTCGGTGGAACACAATATCACCGTACAGCATTCGCAGGAGCGACGACGGGTCAACAATTGCTATACGCATTGGATGAGCAAGTGCGTCGTTGGGAAGTTGAAGGACTTGTACAAAAGTACGAGCATTGGGAATTTACTTCTGTCGTCATCGATGACGATGGTGTTTGCCGTGGAATTACAGCACAAAATTTGCGTTCTATGGAGACGGTTACGTTCCGTGGAGATGCAGTTATTATGGCATCAGGCGGTCCTGGTATTATTTTCGGAAAAACAACGAACTCGGTCATTAATACAGGTACAGCGGCGAGTGCGGTGTATCAGCAAGGTGTTTATTATGCGAACGGTGAATTTATTCAAATTCATCCAACAGCGATTCCAGGCGATGATAAGCTACGCCTAATGAGTGAATCTGCGCGTGGTGAGGGCGGACGCATCTGGACCTATGATAAGGATGGTAAGCCATGGTACTTCCTTGAAGAGAAGTATCCAGCGTACGGCAACCTTGTACCTCGCGATATCGCAACGCGCGAAATCTTCGACGTGTGTGTAAATCAGAAGCTTGGAATTAACGGCGAGAATATGGTTTACCTTGATCTGTCGCATAAAGATCCTAAGGAGCTGGATGTTAAGCTCGGTGGAATCATCGAAATATATGAGAAGTTTATGGGTGACGATCCGCGGAAAATTCCAATGAAGATCTTCCCAGCCGTACATTACTCGATGGGTGGACTATGGGTTGACTACAACCAGATGACGAATATTCCTGGCTTATTCGCTTGCGGGGAATGCGATTATCAATATCATGGCGCGAATCGTCTCGGTGCCAATTCACTACTGTCTGCGATCTATGGCGGGATGGTTACTGGGCCGAAAGCGATTGAGTATTTAAAGGGCTTGAAGAAATTTGCTGCTGATCTTCCGGATGAAGTATTCGAACGTGAGCGTAAGAAGCAAGCAGATAAGTATGAAGCGATCTTGAAAATGGACGGCTCAGAAAATGCTTATGTCATTCACCGTGAGTTGGGTGAATGGATGACGAACAACATGACGGTCGTTCGTCATAACGATAAGCTAGAGCAAACGATCGCAAAAATTAAAGAACTGAAGCAACGTTACAACAATATTAACATTAACGATACATCTCGTTGGAACAATTCAGGCGTCGCATTTACAAGACAGCTATGGAACATGCTGGAGCTAGCAGAAGCGATGACCGTAGGTGCTCTTATGCGGAACGAAAGCCGCGGTGCGCACTATAAGCCGGAATTCCCTGAGCGTGACGATGATAACTTCTTGAAGACTACGAAGGCCAAATGGACACCTAGTGGTCCAGAAATTTCCTACGAGGAAGTCGATTGCTCTTTGATTGAACCACGTAAACGTGATTATTCTACGAACAAGAAGAAGGAGGGCTAA
- a CDS encoding succinate dehydrogenase cytochrome b558 subunit, with product MKGNSYLPRKLHSLLGVIPLGLFLAEHALTNFTAYEGGVEGFKSAIDLLNSLPLVWVIELFVIWLPILFHGVYGLYIAYQSDLNMGRFQYRRNWAFALQRITGVITFIFVAWHVYETRVQIALGNVAHEDLGAHMNQIFSSPLTTAFYAVGVIAASFHFANGIWAFLVSWGITVGPRSQKVSANICTVIFVIITVLFLLSLFAMRSDEFATAAVATLSSVAAS from the coding sequence ATGAAGGGGAATTCTTACTTACCGCGCAAGCTTCATTCGTTGCTAGGTGTCATTCCGCTTGGACTGTTTTTAGCTGAGCATGCATTGACCAACTTCACAGCATACGAAGGTGGAGTGGAAGGCTTTAAAAGTGCAATTGATCTACTAAATAGCTTACCACTTGTATGGGTAATCGAGTTGTTTGTGATTTGGTTGCCGATTTTATTCCATGGGGTATATGGTTTGTACATCGCCTATCAATCGGATCTTAATATGGGCAGATTTCAATATCGTCGCAACTGGGCATTCGCACTGCAAAGGATTACGGGTGTTATCACATTCATCTTCGTGGCATGGCACGTTTATGAGACGCGGGTGCAAATTGCCTTAGGAAATGTAGCGCATGAAGATTTAGGGGCTCATATGAATCAAATCTTCAGTAGCCCACTAACGACAGCGTTTTACGCTGTTGGTGTCATCGCAGCTTCGTTCCACTTCGCGAATGGGATTTGGGCGTTCCTCGTTAGCTGGGGAATTACAGTTGGACCACGCTCACAGAAGGTTTCAGCAAATATTTGCACGGTCATCTTCGTTATTATTACTGTACTGTTCTTGTTGTCTCTGTTCGCAATGCGTAGCGATGAATTCGCAACGGCTGCTGTAGCGACATTAAGCTCAGTAGCAGCTAGCTAG
- a CDS encoding LysR family transcriptional regulator, with amino-acid sequence MLDDIRLFATIVEQTSLNKAAEQLNVSQPALSRRIARLEAELGVDLFRRVGKRLELTAAGQLTYEFSLELRRFHGSYLQKLNAYKSSEAPVATIGASLTTLQSTLPELIKVMTDKHPHLEIKAITGKSHEITTLVKERKVDFGLVSSSIKYDPVITSLPLFDDQLILVLPRTHYILERSHLELTDLNGLPMIVFAPGTWYRTMTDEFFRKYHLKPDVRMEIDSFEAIIRLLSACRAGSLLPQSYLREQLLIDNDLYIVHIKELSDAKRTTSLIHGDLAWLAPATRYLIEETTAHFRRNYNLPKELM; translated from the coding sequence ATGTTGGATGATATACGACTCTTCGCAACAATCGTAGAGCAGACAAGTCTGAACAAAGCAGCAGAGCAGCTTAATGTGTCTCAGCCTGCGCTTTCGCGACGCATCGCTCGACTAGAGGCTGAGCTTGGCGTTGATCTTTTCCGTCGGGTCGGCAAGCGACTTGAACTTACAGCTGCAGGACAGCTGACTTATGAGTTCTCGTTAGAGCTTAGACGGTTTCATGGTAGCTATTTGCAGAAGCTAAACGCATATAAGTCGTCCGAAGCACCAGTAGCTACAATTGGAGCAAGCTTAACGACACTTCAATCGACACTTCCCGAGCTTATTAAAGTGATGACGGATAAGCACCCTCATCTAGAAATCAAAGCAATTACCGGAAAATCTCACGAAATTACGACTCTCGTAAAGGAACGCAAAGTCGATTTCGGGCTTGTCTCTTCATCCATTAAATATGATCCTGTAATTACGAGTTTGCCCCTATTCGATGACCAGCTCATTCTTGTCCTTCCACGTACACACTATATATTAGAAAGATCTCATTTGGAGTTGACCGATTTGAACGGTTTACCGATGATTGTTTTCGCTCCGGGAACGTGGTACCGAACGATGACGGATGAGTTCTTCCGCAAATATCATTTAAAGCCAGATGTGCGCATGGAGATTGACTCTTTCGAGGCAATCATCCGATTATTATCTGCTTGTCGAGCGGGTTCATTGTTGCCACAATCTTACTTGCGCGAGCAATTGCTGATCGATAACGATTTGTACATTGTTCACATTAAAGAACTCTCAGATGCGAAGCGAACAACTTCATTGATCCATGGCGATCTCGCTTGGCTGGCACCTGCTACAAGGTATCTTATCGAGGAAACAACAGCTCATTTTCGCCGTAATTACAACCTACCGAAAGAGTTAATGTGA
- a CDS encoding 3D domain-containing protein, translated as MNHIWSKISKRATMFTLGGALLLPTLTAHAATPYKANSTDTLWVIAQKFEIPLQQLMNANPEIDPLNVYEGISINLPNGGDAAKAKKIAAKLGIVQTKSLAANAPSISDQSITTIAGESLAYRKVLNIKATAYSDADEENGWGPIDYFGNRLKLGTIAVDPSIIPFHSKLYIVGYDFNGLPTGGMMGTATDSGSAIKGNRIDIFVPGSPAFVNKFGIQYVKVYILE; from the coding sequence ATGAACCACATCTGGAGTAAAATCAGTAAGCGAGCAACGATGTTCACACTCGGCGGCGCACTATTGCTACCCACCTTGACTGCTCATGCAGCGACACCTTATAAAGCGAATTCTACAGATACGTTATGGGTTATCGCACAAAAATTCGAAATTCCGTTACAACAGCTCATGAATGCCAATCCAGAGATCGATCCATTGAATGTGTATGAAGGAATTTCAATTAACTTGCCGAACGGTGGTGACGCCGCCAAAGCCAAAAAAATTGCAGCAAAGCTGGGCATTGTACAGACAAAAAGCCTCGCAGCAAACGCTCCCTCGATCAGCGATCAATCCATTACAACAATAGCTGGTGAGTCGCTAGCCTATCGTAAAGTGCTGAATATTAAAGCAACAGCATATTCCGACGCTGACGAAGAGAACGGCTGGGGTCCGATTGACTACTTTGGCAACCGGCTCAAACTCGGAACGATTGCTGTCGACCCATCGATCATTCCCTTTCACTCCAAGCTCTATATCGTAGGTTACGACTTTAACGGTTTACCTACTGGAGGAATGATGGGTACAGCGACGGATTCTGGCAGTGCCATTAAAGGCAATCGAATAGATATTTTCGTCCCAGGCTCACCTGCATTCGTCAATAAATTCGGTATTCAGTACGTCAAAGTCTACATCCTCGAATAA
- a CDS encoding polysaccharide deacetylase family protein: MMLLMSVAVAMGQGESEVSATMITPTKIPWTQLENEYEGVFYLSASREVRKVALTFDDIPASRVTPQILDVLKEKNVHSTFFAVGSRSLKHHKLLQRIHSEGHAVGNHSYNHPDFSKMTLAEFQGQIKRTERIIEKTIGFKPRLIRPPYGEVLPEQLEWARKAGYAVVNWDVDSQDWRQLSADEIFNNVTRSVRPGSVILLHAGGGAGQSLKGTVEALPRIIDWLRDNHYEPVKLTELLNIPEIFDNEKPSPN; this comes from the coding sequence ATGATGTTGCTTATGAGTGTTGCTGTGGCAATGGGTCAAGGCGAGAGCGAAGTGAGTGCAACGATGATAACGCCAACGAAGATACCATGGACGCAGCTAGAGAATGAATACGAAGGGGTGTTCTATCTATCTGCTTCGCGTGAAGTACGCAAAGTTGCCTTAACGTTCGATGATATTCCTGCCTCGCGTGTGACGCCGCAAATTCTTGATGTACTGAAGGAGAAGAACGTCCACTCGACGTTTTTCGCAGTTGGCTCACGTTCTTTGAAACATCATAAACTATTGCAACGAATACACAGCGAAGGGCATGCAGTGGGGAATCATTCCTACAACCATCCGGACTTTTCGAAAATGACACTGGCTGAGTTTCAGGGGCAAATTAAGCGGACGGAGCGCATTATAGAGAAGACGATCGGATTTAAGCCGAGGCTTATCCGACCTCCCTATGGAGAAGTGTTGCCCGAGCAGCTAGAATGGGCACGTAAAGCAGGGTATGCTGTTGTAAATTGGGATGTTGATTCACAGGATTGGCGTCAACTGAGCGCGGATGAAATATTCAACAATGTGACACGTAGCGTACGTCCTGGATCAGTCATCTTGTTGCATGCAGGAGGCGGGGCAGGTCAATCGCTGAAAGGGACCGTTGAGGCATTACCGCGTATAATCGATTGGCTGCGAGACAACCATTATGAGCCTGTAAAGTTAACAGAGCTGCTAAATATTCCTGAAATATTCGACAATGAGAAACCCTCTCCGAACTAA
- a CDS encoding TrkH family potassium uptake protein, producing the protein MLRRAARSFVSSPPQILMLGFFVIILLGSCLLMLPFAHVAEKPPHVIDALFTAASATSVTGLAVVDTGTYWTTAGQVIILVMIQIGGLGFMTVATLFAIFLKRKISLREKLVLQQALNQTSMEGIVRLVRRVLLYAFVIEGVGAALFSIRFMFDMPLGTAIYRGVFHSISLFNNAGFDIMGNYRSLVDYVGDPVINIVAMLLIILGGLGFVVLADLVDWRKPHWKLSLHSKVVLTTTGLLIVGGAVFILLLEYTNEATLGSLNFGEKLLASFMQSVSPRTAGVNSIDIGSLRQATQLIIIVLMFIGTSPGSTGGGIKTTTFAVLIGSFITMLRGKEDVIFFRRRLADERVYKALTITLLSFTLVTLATMILSTTEDHHFLMLLFEVTSAFGTVGLTTGLTVQLTFAGKIIIIFLMFIGRVGVLTLTFTVGSKQEKVLHREAEGKIILG; encoded by the coding sequence ATGCTCCGACGAGCAGCGCGTTCTTTTGTTTCATCACCACCACAAATTTTGATGCTAGGCTTTTTTGTAATTATTTTGTTAGGCTCTTGTTTACTGATGCTCCCATTCGCCCATGTGGCAGAAAAACCACCCCATGTTATTGATGCGTTGTTTACAGCTGCTTCGGCAACGAGTGTTACTGGACTTGCCGTCGTAGATACGGGCACATACTGGACTACCGCAGGCCAGGTGATCATCCTAGTCATGATACAAATAGGTGGACTAGGTTTTATGACAGTGGCAACGTTATTCGCCATCTTCCTCAAACGAAAAATATCGCTGCGCGAAAAGCTCGTACTTCAACAGGCACTTAACCAAACGAGTATGGAAGGCATCGTCCGGCTCGTTCGCAGAGTGCTACTTTACGCGTTCGTTATTGAAGGTGTCGGTGCAGCTTTATTTTCGATCCGGTTCATGTTTGACATGCCGTTAGGAACTGCAATTTATCGTGGTGTTTTTCATAGTATTTCTCTCTTTAATAATGCTGGCTTTGACATTATGGGAAATTACCGTAGTTTAGTAGATTACGTGGGAGATCCAGTTATTAATATTGTGGCGATGTTGCTCATTATATTGGGTGGATTGGGATTCGTTGTACTTGCCGATTTAGTAGATTGGCGCAAACCACATTGGAAGCTCTCCTTACATTCGAAGGTCGTACTCACGACAACTGGACTTTTAATTGTAGGGGGCGCTGTATTTATTTTGTTGCTTGAATATACGAATGAAGCAACGCTCGGTTCGCTAAATTTCGGTGAGAAGCTTCTAGCTTCATTCATGCAATCCGTGTCACCACGCACAGCGGGGGTTAATTCAATAGACATCGGTAGTCTTAGGCAAGCAACACAATTAATCATAATCGTTTTGATGTTTATCGGTACTTCTCCCGGGTCCACTGGAGGCGGAATTAAGACGACGACTTTCGCAGTGTTGATCGGTTCTTTCATTACGATGTTACGTGGCAAAGAAGATGTTATCTTTTTCCGCAGACGTCTAGCGGATGAGAGAGTGTACAAAGCGTTGACCATTACATTGCTTTCCTTCACACTGGTGACGCTGGCTACGATGATCTTATCCACGACTGAAGATCATCATTTTCTAATGTTATTGTTTGAAGTAACTTCTGCCTTTGGTACAGTTGGTCTTACTACGGGATTAACCGTTCAGCTCACTTTCGCGGGAAAGATCATCATTATTTTTTTGATGTTTATTGGTCGAGTCGGTGTGCTCACACTGACGTTTACAGTAGGGAGCAAGCAGGAGAAGGTGCTACATCGGGAAGCAGAAGGTAAGATTATTCTAGGATAG